The Bombus fervidus isolate BK054 chromosome 3, iyBomFerv1, whole genome shotgun sequence genome includes a window with the following:
- the Tyn gene encoding trynity isoform X2 produces the protein MGSSAIGTMATVVVGVTLLAFATVAHAALARTAFEKLTDYDYRGTTYYSVRNLSLYECQGWCREESECQAAAFSFVVNPLAPMQDTLCQLQNETAATNPAAQPQRAANMYYMTKLQIRSENVCLRPWSFERVPNKMIRGLDNALIYTSTKEACLAACLNEHRFTCRSVEYNYVTLQCHLSDSDRRTTGQYVQFVDAQGVDYFENLCLKGKEACKSQRNFQMPRIGVADDKVAQYAGLHYYTDKELQVQSESACRLACEIENEFLCRSFLYRGAPQGSAYNCQLFHLDHWTLPDGPSTYLNAERPLIDNGERVGTYFENYCEKGTGPLADPPVVFETTEDPTINNLTRNDINCDKTGTCYDVSVDCKDTRIAVQVRTNKPFNGRIYALGRSETCNIDVINSDLFRLDLTMSGQDCNTQSVTGIYSNTVVLQHHSVVMTKADKIYKVKCTYDMSSKNITFGMMPIRDPEMISITSAPEAPPPRIRILDSRSREVETVRIGDKLTFRIEIPEDTPYGIFARSCVAMAKDSKSTFQIIDDEGCPVDPSIFPSFTPDGNALQSVYEAFRFTESYGVIFQCNVKYCLGPCEPAVCEWGRESVESWGKRRRRSIANATEEKAEDMTLSQEILVLDFGDEKQSDFLKSDASIDFNEADKTVTIIEPCPTKTSVLILGVTCALLVLIYISTIFCYYMKKWLSPRKMMP, from the exons ATGGGCTCGTCCGCGATCGGTACGATGGCAACTGTGGTCGTTGGCGTCACGCTGCTGGCTTTCGCCACCGTCGCTCACGCTGCTCTAG CTAGGACAGCGTTCGAGAAACTGACAGACTACGATTACCGTGGAACGACGTACTACAGCGTGAGGAACCTGTCTTTGTACGAGTGTCAGGGCTGGTGCCGCGAGGAGTCCGAGTGTCAGGCGGCGGCGTTCTCGTTCGTCGTAAATCCTTTGGCGCCGATGCAGGACACCCTGTGCCAGCTGCAGAACGAGACAGCGGCAACGAATCCCGCGGCACAACCGCAGAGAGCTGCGAACATGTACTACATGACGAAGCTTCAGATCAGATCAG AGAACGTCTGTCTGCGACCATGGTCCTTCGAACGTGTTCCAAACAAGATGATTCGTGGCTTGGACAACGCTTTAATCTATACGTCGACGAAAGAGGCTTGTCTCGCGGCTTGTCTGAACGAACATCGATTCACCTGCCGCTCCGTCGAATACAACTACGTGACTTTACAATGTCATTTGAGCGATTCCGATCGAAGAACGACCGGCCAGTATGTGCAATTTGTAGACGCTCAGGGCGTGGATTATTTCGAAAATCTATGCTTGAAAG GGAAAGAAGCGTGCAAGTCGCAGAGGAACTTTCAGATGCCACGAATCGGAGTGGCCGACGATAAGGTCGCGCAATACGCGGGATTACATTATTACACGGACAAAGAGCTGCAGGTTCAGAGCGAATCCGCGTGTAGGTTGGCTTGCGAAATTGAGAACGAGTTCCTCTGCAGATCTTTCCTCTATCGCGGTGCTCCTCAAGGATCGGCGTACAATTGTCAGTTATTCCATCTGGATCACTGGACTCTTCCTGATGGGCCTTCCACGTACCTCAATGCGGAACGACCTCTGATCGATAACGGAGAAAGAGTTGGAACTTATTTCGAGAATTATTGCGAAA AGGGAACAGGACCATTAGCGGATCCGCCAGTCGTTTTCGAGACCACGGAAGACCCCACCATCAATAACCTCACGAGAAACGACATAAACTGCGATAAAACTGGTACCTGTTACGACg TATCGGTGGACTGTAAAGACACGCGAATTGCCGTCCAAGTTCGTACGAACAAGCCGTTTAATGGTCGCATTTACGCTCTCGGCCGTTCGGAGACCTGCAACATTGATGTGATTAATAGCGATCTCTTCAGGCTCGACCTGACCATGAGTGGGCAGGACTGTAACACCCAGAGCGTG ACTGGCATCTACTCGAACACGGTCGTCCTCCAGCATCATTCCGTGGTGATGACCAAGGCGGACAAGATATACAAAGTGAAGTGCACTTACGACATGTCCTCCAAAAATATCACATTCGGGATGATGCCTATCAGGGACCCGGAAATGATAAGTATCACCAGCGCGCCGGAAGCCCCTCCACCAAGGATCCGTATTCTCGACAGCAGGTCCAGGGAAGTCGAGACCGTCCGTATCGGAGACAAGCTAACATTCAGAATCGAAATCCCGGAAGACA CTCCCTATGGAATTTTCGCAAGAAGTTGCGTCGCCATGGCCAAAGACTCAAAAAGTACCTTCCAGATCATCGATGACGAAGG atGTCCAGTAGATCCATCCATCTTCCCAAGCTTCACGCCCGACGGAAACGCTCTTCAATCTGTCTACGAGGCATTTAGATTCACCGAGTCTTACGGTGTGATCTTCCAGTGCAACGTCAAGTACTGTTTGGGACCGTGCGAACCG GCTGTCTGCGAATGGGGACGAGAGTCGGTGGAATCATGGGGTAAGAGGCGTCGAAGAAGCATCGCGAATGCCACCGAGGAAAAAGCAGAGGACATGACGTTGTCTCAGGAAATCCTTGTTCTCGATTTTGGCGACGAGAAACAGTCAGACTTCTTGAAGAGTGACGCCAGTATAGACTTCAACGAAGCCG aCAAAACGGTAACCATAATAGAGCCCTGTCCAACGAAGACTTCGGTACTCATTCTAGGAGTGACGTGCGCCCTGTTGGTTCTTATCTACATTTCCACGATCTTTTGTTACTACATGAAGAAATGGCTGTCACCTCGCAAGATGATGCCCTGA
- the Tyn gene encoding trynity isoform X1, whose translation MGSSAIGTMATVVVGVTLLAFATVAHAALARTAFEKLTDYDYRGTTYYSVRNLSLYECQGWCREESECQAAAFSFVVNPLAPMQDTLCQLQNETAATNPAAQPQRAANMYYMTKLQIRSENVCLRPWSFERVPNKMIRGLDNALIYTSTKEACLAACLNEHRFTCRSVEYNYVTLQCHLSDSDRRTTGQYVQFVDAQGVDYFENLCLKGKEACKSQRNFQMPRIGVADDKVAQYAGLHYYTDKELQVQSESACRLACEIENEFLCRSFLYRGAPQGSAYNCQLFHLDHWTLPDGPSTYLNAERPLIDNGERVGTYFENYCEKGTGPLADPPVVFETTEDPTINNLTRNDINCDKTGTCYDVSVDCKDTRIAVQVRTNKPFNGRIYALGRSETCNIDVINSDLFRLDLTMSGQDCNTQSVRDGFQTGIYSNTVVLQHHSVVMTKADKIYKVKCTYDMSSKNITFGMMPIRDPEMISITSAPEAPPPRIRILDSRSREVETVRIGDKLTFRIEIPEDTPYGIFARSCVAMAKDSKSTFQIIDDEGCPVDPSIFPSFTPDGNALQSVYEAFRFTESYGVIFQCNVKYCLGPCEPAVCEWGRESVESWGKRRRRSIANATEEKAEDMTLSQEILVLDFGDEKQSDFLKSDASIDFNEADKTVTIIEPCPTKTSVLILGVTCALLVLIYISTIFCYYMKKWLSPRKMMP comes from the exons ATGGGCTCGTCCGCGATCGGTACGATGGCAACTGTGGTCGTTGGCGTCACGCTGCTGGCTTTCGCCACCGTCGCTCACGCTGCTCTAG CTAGGACAGCGTTCGAGAAACTGACAGACTACGATTACCGTGGAACGACGTACTACAGCGTGAGGAACCTGTCTTTGTACGAGTGTCAGGGCTGGTGCCGCGAGGAGTCCGAGTGTCAGGCGGCGGCGTTCTCGTTCGTCGTAAATCCTTTGGCGCCGATGCAGGACACCCTGTGCCAGCTGCAGAACGAGACAGCGGCAACGAATCCCGCGGCACAACCGCAGAGAGCTGCGAACATGTACTACATGACGAAGCTTCAGATCAGATCAG AGAACGTCTGTCTGCGACCATGGTCCTTCGAACGTGTTCCAAACAAGATGATTCGTGGCTTGGACAACGCTTTAATCTATACGTCGACGAAAGAGGCTTGTCTCGCGGCTTGTCTGAACGAACATCGATTCACCTGCCGCTCCGTCGAATACAACTACGTGACTTTACAATGTCATTTGAGCGATTCCGATCGAAGAACGACCGGCCAGTATGTGCAATTTGTAGACGCTCAGGGCGTGGATTATTTCGAAAATCTATGCTTGAAAG GGAAAGAAGCGTGCAAGTCGCAGAGGAACTTTCAGATGCCACGAATCGGAGTGGCCGACGATAAGGTCGCGCAATACGCGGGATTACATTATTACACGGACAAAGAGCTGCAGGTTCAGAGCGAATCCGCGTGTAGGTTGGCTTGCGAAATTGAGAACGAGTTCCTCTGCAGATCTTTCCTCTATCGCGGTGCTCCTCAAGGATCGGCGTACAATTGTCAGTTATTCCATCTGGATCACTGGACTCTTCCTGATGGGCCTTCCACGTACCTCAATGCGGAACGACCTCTGATCGATAACGGAGAAAGAGTTGGAACTTATTTCGAGAATTATTGCGAAA AGGGAACAGGACCATTAGCGGATCCGCCAGTCGTTTTCGAGACCACGGAAGACCCCACCATCAATAACCTCACGAGAAACGACATAAACTGCGATAAAACTGGTACCTGTTACGACg TATCGGTGGACTGTAAAGACACGCGAATTGCCGTCCAAGTTCGTACGAACAAGCCGTTTAATGGTCGCATTTACGCTCTCGGCCGTTCGGAGACCTGCAACATTGATGTGATTAATAGCGATCTCTTCAGGCTCGACCTGACCATGAGTGGGCAGGACTGTAACACCCAGAGCGTG CGTGACGGTTTTCAGACTGGCATCTACTCGAACACGGTCGTCCTCCAGCATCATTCCGTGGTGATGACCAAGGCGGACAAGATATACAAAGTGAAGTGCACTTACGACATGTCCTCCAAAAATATCACATTCGGGATGATGCCTATCAGGGACCCGGAAATGATAAGTATCACCAGCGCGCCGGAAGCCCCTCCACCAAGGATCCGTATTCTCGACAGCAGGTCCAGGGAAGTCGAGACCGTCCGTATCGGAGACAAGCTAACATTCAGAATCGAAATCCCGGAAGACA CTCCCTATGGAATTTTCGCAAGAAGTTGCGTCGCCATGGCCAAAGACTCAAAAAGTACCTTCCAGATCATCGATGACGAAGG atGTCCAGTAGATCCATCCATCTTCCCAAGCTTCACGCCCGACGGAAACGCTCTTCAATCTGTCTACGAGGCATTTAGATTCACCGAGTCTTACGGTGTGATCTTCCAGTGCAACGTCAAGTACTGTTTGGGACCGTGCGAACCG GCTGTCTGCGAATGGGGACGAGAGTCGGTGGAATCATGGGGTAAGAGGCGTCGAAGAAGCATCGCGAATGCCACCGAGGAAAAAGCAGAGGACATGACGTTGTCTCAGGAAATCCTTGTTCTCGATTTTGGCGACGAGAAACAGTCAGACTTCTTGAAGAGTGACGCCAGTATAGACTTCAACGAAGCCG aCAAAACGGTAACCATAATAGAGCCCTGTCCAACGAAGACTTCGGTACTCATTCTAGGAGTGACGTGCGCCCTGTTGGTTCTTATCTACATTTCCACGATCTTTTGTTACTACATGAAGAAATGGCTGTCACCTCGCAAGATGATGCCCTGA
- the Tyn gene encoding trynity isoform X3: protein MIRGLDNALIYTSTKEACLAACLNEHRFTCRSVEYNYVTLQCHLSDSDRRTTGQYVQFVDAQGVDYFENLCLKGKEACKSQRNFQMPRIGVADDKVAQYAGLHYYTDKELQVQSESACRLACEIENEFLCRSFLYRGAPQGSAYNCQLFHLDHWTLPDGPSTYLNAERPLIDNGERVGTYFENYCEKGTGPLADPPVVFETTEDPTINNLTRNDINCDKTGTCYDVSVDCKDTRIAVQVRTNKPFNGRIYALGRSETCNIDVINSDLFRLDLTMSGQDCNTQSVRDGFQTGIYSNTVVLQHHSVVMTKADKIYKVKCTYDMSSKNITFGMMPIRDPEMISITSAPEAPPPRIRILDSRSREVETVRIGDKLTFRIEIPEDTPYGIFARSCVAMAKDSKSTFQIIDDEGCPVDPSIFPSFTPDGNALQSVYEAFRFTESYGVIFQCNVKYCLGPCEPAVCEWGRESVESWGKRRRRSIANATEEKAEDMTLSQEILVLDFGDEKQSDFLKSDASIDFNEADKTVTIIEPCPTKTSVLILGVTCALLVLIYISTIFCYYMKKWLSPRKMMP, encoded by the exons ATGATTCGTGGCTTGGACAACGCTTTAATCTATACGTCGACGAAAGAGGCTTGTCTCGCGGCTTGTCTGAACGAACATCGATTCACCTGCCGCTCCGTCGAATACAACTACGTGACTTTACAATGTCATTTGAGCGATTCCGATCGAAGAACGACCGGCCAGTATGTGCAATTTGTAGACGCTCAGGGCGTGGATTATTTCGAAAATCTATGCTTGAAAG GGAAAGAAGCGTGCAAGTCGCAGAGGAACTTTCAGATGCCACGAATCGGAGTGGCCGACGATAAGGTCGCGCAATACGCGGGATTACATTATTACACGGACAAAGAGCTGCAGGTTCAGAGCGAATCCGCGTGTAGGTTGGCTTGCGAAATTGAGAACGAGTTCCTCTGCAGATCTTTCCTCTATCGCGGTGCTCCTCAAGGATCGGCGTACAATTGTCAGTTATTCCATCTGGATCACTGGACTCTTCCTGATGGGCCTTCCACGTACCTCAATGCGGAACGACCTCTGATCGATAACGGAGAAAGAGTTGGAACTTATTTCGAGAATTATTGCGAAA AGGGAACAGGACCATTAGCGGATCCGCCAGTCGTTTTCGAGACCACGGAAGACCCCACCATCAATAACCTCACGAGAAACGACATAAACTGCGATAAAACTGGTACCTGTTACGACg TATCGGTGGACTGTAAAGACACGCGAATTGCCGTCCAAGTTCGTACGAACAAGCCGTTTAATGGTCGCATTTACGCTCTCGGCCGTTCGGAGACCTGCAACATTGATGTGATTAATAGCGATCTCTTCAGGCTCGACCTGACCATGAGTGGGCAGGACTGTAACACCCAGAGCGTG CGTGACGGTTTTCAGACTGGCATCTACTCGAACACGGTCGTCCTCCAGCATCATTCCGTGGTGATGACCAAGGCGGACAAGATATACAAAGTGAAGTGCACTTACGACATGTCCTCCAAAAATATCACATTCGGGATGATGCCTATCAGGGACCCGGAAATGATAAGTATCACCAGCGCGCCGGAAGCCCCTCCACCAAGGATCCGTATTCTCGACAGCAGGTCCAGGGAAGTCGAGACCGTCCGTATCGGAGACAAGCTAACATTCAGAATCGAAATCCCGGAAGACA CTCCCTATGGAATTTTCGCAAGAAGTTGCGTCGCCATGGCCAAAGACTCAAAAAGTACCTTCCAGATCATCGATGACGAAGG atGTCCAGTAGATCCATCCATCTTCCCAAGCTTCACGCCCGACGGAAACGCTCTTCAATCTGTCTACGAGGCATTTAGATTCACCGAGTCTTACGGTGTGATCTTCCAGTGCAACGTCAAGTACTGTTTGGGACCGTGCGAACCG GCTGTCTGCGAATGGGGACGAGAGTCGGTGGAATCATGGGGTAAGAGGCGTCGAAGAAGCATCGCGAATGCCACCGAGGAAAAAGCAGAGGACATGACGTTGTCTCAGGAAATCCTTGTTCTCGATTTTGGCGACGAGAAACAGTCAGACTTCTTGAAGAGTGACGCCAGTATAGACTTCAACGAAGCCG aCAAAACGGTAACCATAATAGAGCCCTGTCCAACGAAGACTTCGGTACTCATTCTAGGAGTGACGTGCGCCCTGTTGGTTCTTATCTACATTTCCACGATCTTTTGTTACTACATGAAGAAATGGCTGTCACCTCGCAAGATGATGCCCTGA